TATTGTCTGAAATCGATCCCAATTGTGTTCCTCAAAGAGAGGGCAggatgtaaatatataaatattttagtatatcgaTAAAGTGGAGAGGAACGCCAACACCGCAGAAATAAATGTGCAGTCTTTCAGCtttctacagtacagtggtgcctcgctagacagttaccccgcatgacagttttttccgctagacattgactttttgcgatcgctatagcagtTCACAAAACTGTGATTCCTGTGGGtcaattttgctggacaatgtttggtccctgcttcgcaaaccgatttttgctagacaacgatttgcttttcgctagacaatgatttcgctaaacagctatttcagtggaatggattatcatcgtctagcaaggtaccactgtatagggaaaTAACATGAGGGTTGGAAATGGTTTTTGATTATCGTTACTGCACAGGCAGTAAAAGATGTGAAagaattgttatgtgctgttaagttgcctccaatttgtggtgaccctatgaatgagccataaATGGCccggcctcaacagccctgctcggcTCTTGGAAACTCATGCCTGTAGTTTCCTTTAcgtaggaagtcaatccatctcatatttggtcttccgcatttcctactgccttcactTTTGCcgacattattgtctttcccagagagtCTTGCTCTTGAgggtcttttctaattccttcattgctgcttctgagcctcagtcttctgatttcttggctgcagtctccatttgggtttATGACATGTCTgggtttcagtttcttcattctcaAATCTGACGTTGTGTAGTTATTCTGTAGTCACCATTTTTATTATGATAAGAGagtgcaaaatgaaacaagagatagggCTGGAAGATGtgactcccaggttggaaagcaGTCGAGCAGCTACTAGGGAATAGTCAAGTCCAAAGTTGCTCAACGAAATATATTAAATACCAGTAGGGGCTGTCCATGGGAAAGAATAGCCTGGGTAAATTTCTCCTTCTTCATTCCTACAGGAGAACCAGACATCCAGGTGTATACCCGCTTTCCAGTGGAGTTCGGCAAAACCAACACCCTCAATTGTTATGTTGAGCACTTCCATCCTCCCAAAATCGACATCACTCTTCTCAAGGATAATGTCCCAATTGAGAATGTGAAGAAGTCCGATCTTTCCTTTGACCGCGACTGGACCTTCCATTTGTTGGTCTCTGCAGAATTTGTTCCTGAGCAGAACTCTGTGTACACCTGCAAAGTGGAACATGATAGCTTGCAGCAAGCCAAGATTGTAAAATTGGGTGAGTATTTTACTTTTGTCTTCTGGGAATGGGTTTTGTGCTCTTGCTCCTTTTCTATCACATTCTGAGACGGGTGGATCATTGTAGCTTGGGTTCCCCGAGAAAGCACCTTATCGTTCACCagacagtgattcctatgggggaatttcgctggacaatgtttggtccctgctttgcaaaccaattttcgctagacgatttttgacagctccctccgtgctcgcaaaacgggtgtttttgggacctaagcttcgcaagacagctaattaaacagctgatcggcagttcacaaagtggctttcctatggccaatcttcactagacaatgatgattcttccccattggaacgcattaaacaggtttcaatgcattccaatggggaaatgctttttgctagacaatgatttcgctaaacagcgatttcagtggaacggattatcatcgtctagcgaggcaccactgtctatCTCTTGAACTCTGAACAAGTGTGTAGGCGCCATGTGCCATCCCATGTCTTCAGCTCAGCCTTGTGGCGCTTCTGTTTGTAAAGCAGGACAGTGAACAGAAAATACCCCCTTGGGCAAATGGCAGGACAGAAGGGCTGCAAGCACAATAAACAGTTAGGcaggaaggaaataaaacaagattCATTATACAACAGAAAGTCAGAGAGATCTCCctgtatttaaaaaatactgaCGCCATTGCCTTCTTTTACAGACTATTAATAAGAAACTGATGGTCCCAGTAAACCAGGTATGGTATGGCTCTTTCATGGGTTGGATGTGAATTTGCTATGTTTGTGTATTAAAAGAGGAAATTTCACCTTACTTTAAAATCCCGTTGATCTGTTTCCTAGTAAAGCTAGTCTTTAAAAGCGGGTGGGGGTAGATAGGATATAAAATAGAAGATTTGCAGCTTATCTGTCTGCGACACCTCTTTGTCTCAGCTTTGCAGCCAGTGATAGAATCTGGCCCCTCTTCCTTGCAGAAGTGCACATTCCGGGTCAGAGAGATGATCCTTGGCTTGACAAAATGGTGATGTAAAATCTTCAGGCAGATGTTCCGTTCCTAGTAGCCAAGGCCGTGAGCAGTCCGACTGAGCCAGCAGTGCTGTGTTGTATACTTTAAATAATGTGACCCGAATCTGAATTtgggaatgttatttttttttcctacagcttGCAAAATCAGCAAACCAAGTAACTTTCAAGCTCTGTATTGTATAGCTGGCTAGTTGGATCAGTGGTTTAAG
The Pogona vitticeps strain Pit_001003342236 chromosome 12, PviZW2.1, whole genome shotgun sequence genome window above contains:
- the B2M gene encoding beta-2-microglobulin, whose protein sequence is MASYLTWVVFAICITALKAVIREPDIQVYTRFPVEFGKTNTLNCYVEHFHPPKIDITLLKDNVPIENVKKSDLSFDRDWTFHLLVSAEFVPEQNSVYTCKVEHDSLQQAKIVKLDY